A region of the Verrucomicrobiota bacterium genome:
TGCAGGCCACCCGAAAGCTGCCCGACGGCGGGGTGTAGGAAGTGAAGCGAAAGTTGTAAATGTGAATCAGGCGTGGCTTACGTTCCACTTCGACGCCTTTTCTCGCCAGTTTGTAAAGGGGGACGCCCTGGATTTTGACCGCCGAAACCATCGGCGGCGTTTGCATGTGATCCCCCAGGAACGCCTGGCAATAGACATCCAACTGCTCGACCGTCAGTTCGGGCAGGGGAGCGGTTGCGGTGATTTCTCCTTCCGCATCGAAACTGGAGGTCGAGGTACCGAAGGTGGCGCCGCCCTCATAAACCTTGTCGGATCCCATCAGCTTTTCGGAAAGCCGTGTCGCCTTGCCCAGGACGAGGATCATGAGCCCGGTGGCGGCAGGATCGAGCGTGCCGCAATGACCGACCTTCTTGAACCCAAAATGGCGCCGCACCACATCCACCAGATCGTGAGAAGTCGGGCCCGCCGGCTTGTCCACCAGCAAGCC
Encoded here:
- the truB gene encoding tRNA pseudouridine(55) synthase TruB is translated as MQTFDAFDGGLLVDKPAGPTSHDLVDVVRRHFGFKKVGHCGTLDPAATGLMILVLGKATRLSEKLMGSDKVYEGGATFGTSTSSFDAEGEITATAPLPELTVEQLDVYCQAFLGDHMQTPPMVSAVKIQGVPLYKLARKGVEVERKPRLIHIYNFRFTSYTPPSGSFRVACTKGTYVRTLIHELGQTIGCGAYLSRLRRTAIDLYDVADAIPFEELIQMTPEQLRPRIIPFLALGAC